Proteins found in one Roseovarius pelagicus genomic segment:
- a CDS encoding ABC transporter ATP-binding protein produces the protein MLRVDRLVKRYNKVAAVDNISFEVVAGETVALLGPSGCGKTTTLRMIAGFANPDAGIVSIADQDVTPLRPYERNIGILFQDYALFPHMTVRDNVAFGPQHRGVPKAEIPERVDKYLDLVGMAAMADRYPTTLSGGQQQRVALARAMATEPGIILLDEPLSALDAKLRERLRIELKQILKTVNAAAIVVTHDQDEALSLADRVLIMSEGRILQNASPSEVYHKPINRFVAEFVGRSNWLGGHVETSGGVSTLMGKGGISFVLPPHIPKEPDLNFFLRPESILISKAPPEHNNDNRVYCEGTVLSKMFLGQDTEVIAKIGDDLELTLLTRKSLDGDFSVGERVFLSFDKANLGYVND, from the coding sequence ATGCTGAGAGTTGATCGCCTTGTTAAACGTTATAACAAAGTTGCTGCGGTCGATAATATCTCGTTCGAGGTGGTTGCCGGTGAAACCGTGGCCTTGCTCGGCCCAAGCGGATGCGGGAAAACGACCACGCTTCGAATGATCGCTGGCTTTGCCAATCCCGATGCGGGTATCGTGTCCATCGCAGATCAGGACGTGACGCCACTTCGTCCGTATGAGCGAAATATAGGAATCCTGTTCCAAGACTACGCTCTGTTCCCGCACATGACCGTACGCGACAACGTGGCCTTTGGCCCACAGCATCGGGGCGTGCCAAAGGCAGAGATCCCCGAGCGGGTTGATAAATACCTCGACCTCGTTGGAATGGCGGCGATGGCTGATCGGTATCCCACGACTCTTTCCGGTGGTCAGCAACAACGGGTTGCCCTGGCGCGGGCCATGGCCACGGAGCCGGGTATTATCCTGCTTGATGAACCATTGTCTGCATTGGACGCGAAGCTGCGCGAACGGCTGCGTATAGAACTAAAACAAATTCTGAAAACCGTAAATGCAGCAGCGATTGTCGTCACCCATGATCAGGACGAAGCACTAAGCCTAGCTGATCGCGTGTTGATCATGTCAGAGGGGCGAATTCTGCAAAATGCATCACCATCTGAAGTGTATCACAAGCCGATAAATCGCTTCGTAGCGGAGTTTGTCGGTCGCTCAAATTGGTTGGGTGGCCATGTGGAAACATCCGGTGGTGTCAGCACATTAATGGGGAAGGGAGGCATTTCGTTTGTCCTGCCGCCGCACATACCCAAAGAGCCTGATCTTAACTTCTTTCTTCGGCCAGAATCTATTCTGATCTCAAAAGCCCCACCAGAACATAACAACGATAATCGCGTGTACTGCGAAGGCACAGTTCTTTCGAAAATGTTCTTGGGCCAAGACACCGAAGTTATCGCCAAGATTGGAGACGATCTGGAGCTTACGCTTTTGACGCGTAAAAGCCTGGACGGAGATTTCTCTGTGGGAGAGCGCGTATTCCTCAGCTTTGACAAGGCTAATCTAGGTTATGTGAACGACTGA
- a CDS encoding GntR family transcriptional regulator produces MAQRIKSGILKGEYAPGASLPEVPVSRQLGVSRSNVREALRSLVDTGLVEWHPRRGVSVAELTPRRIHEIFTMRSVLEPYAVRLAIMSGQIRGEWAQKIQCAYDAMVSASNEGDQISMVEADMRFHWSICSPCDHEILLGTIKDLQTKTRLCIFYTKVFKSDVECEAQTHLPILKAVLSGEVNAAERALRDHIIHADGRLMVNMLDQAQNPKRNR; encoded by the coding sequence GTGGCTCAGCGCATCAAGAGCGGCATTCTCAAAGGTGAGTATGCTCCGGGAGCCTCTTTGCCAGAGGTGCCCGTGTCTCGTCAGCTGGGCGTTTCTCGCAGCAACGTGCGCGAAGCGTTGCGAAGTCTTGTAGATACCGGCCTTGTCGAATGGCACCCGCGTCGCGGTGTTTCCGTCGCTGAATTGACCCCAAGGCGAATTCACGAGATTTTCACCATGCGTTCTGTGTTGGAGCCCTATGCAGTCCGGCTTGCAATCATGTCAGGTCAAATTCGAGGTGAGTGGGCGCAAAAAATTCAGTGCGCTTATGACGCTATGGTGTCCGCATCCAATGAAGGAGATCAAATTTCCATGGTGGAAGCGGACATGCGCTTTCACTGGTCGATTTGCTCGCCTTGTGACCATGAGATCCTGCTGGGGACGATCAAGGATCTTCAAACCAAAACGCGATTGTGCATTTTTTATACCAAGGTCTTCAAAAGCGACGTGGAGTGTGAAGCTCAAACACATCTGCCGATCTTGAAGGCGGTACTTTCGGGCGAAGTAAACGCAGCGGAGAGGGCACTTCGTGATCACATCATTCACGCTGATGGGCGGCTTATGGTGAATATGCTCGATCAAGCGCAAAACCCAAAAAGGAATAGGTAA
- a CDS encoding LysR family transcriptional regulator, whose protein sequence is MKNALGNLQDTDLRLLRVFQSVVRYGGFSAARDALGLTPSTISNHMTALEDRLSVKLCHRGRGGFRLTEQGKQVHGAMLDLFGSIESFRSAVGAAKGELTGTVEFGTVDAVYTNDAFPLSAAIGEFSKTAPNAVLNLHIASPQELIQGLIMGRFHVILTPSDNLPNAAESHFVFREYQQLYCAASHPLFDIDTKSITPEMIGHYPFVGRSYEKKEPISGIDFNWRSEVSYMESTVLMIMSGHYIGFLPDHYARDHVNKGRLKAVGEGGFGFYDDFRVALHSRRQNAVGKHLSELIRRVCG, encoded by the coding sequence ATGAAAAATGCACTGGGAAATCTGCAAGATACCGACCTGCGACTACTGCGCGTTTTTCAAAGTGTGGTACGGTATGGTGGTTTTTCTGCCGCCCGAGATGCGCTGGGTCTGACTCCATCGACGATCTCCAACCACATGACCGCGCTGGAGGATCGGCTGAGTGTAAAGCTGTGTCATCGGGGCAGGGGTGGGTTTCGGCTGACCGAGCAGGGCAAGCAAGTGCATGGGGCGATGCTTGATCTGTTCGGGTCTATCGAGAGCTTTCGCAGTGCGGTAGGCGCCGCCAAGGGGGAGTTGACCGGAACAGTCGAGTTCGGGACCGTGGATGCGGTTTACACCAACGATGCCTTTCCACTGTCCGCGGCGATCGGTGAATTCTCGAAAACCGCACCAAACGCGGTGCTGAACCTGCACATCGCATCGCCACAGGAACTGATTCAAGGGCTGATCATGGGGCGGTTTCACGTCATTCTGACGCCCTCGGACAATTTGCCGAATGCAGCGGAATCCCATTTCGTGTTCCGTGAATACCAGCAATTGTATTGCGCTGCCTCGCACCCATTGTTTGACATCGATACCAAGTCGATAACGCCTGAAATGATCGGGCATTATCCGTTTGTCGGGCGCAGTTATGAGAAGAAAGAGCCGATCAGCGGTATCGATTTCAACTGGCGCTCCGAAGTGTCCTATATGGAAAGCACGGTGTTGATGATCATGTCGGGCCACTACATCGGGTTCCTGCCGGATCACTACGCGCGTGATCACGTCAACAAGGGCCGTCTGAAGGCGGTGGGCGAGGGCGGCTTTGGCTTTTATGATGATTTCCGGGTTGCCCTGCACAGCCGACGCCAGAACGCGGTGGGCAAACACCTGTCCGAACTGATCCGGCGTGTTTGTGGTTAG
- a CDS encoding SDR family NAD(P)-dependent oxidoreductase translates to MTEFKARNILVTGANRGIGRACAEVLAATGARIAAADIVLPSDTAAGLPPHAKTHITVACDVSDEGSVDAMFRQVDRKLGPLDAVVHCAGIIDERPLLETSVRDFDRVVAINLRGSFLIGREAIRRMQGRQGRVVLTSSDLGVSGRETFSSYVASKHGVMGLIRSWAEEFSPHILVNALCPGPIDTEMLGAANMTAEWRARELDIPLARFGRPVEIAQMAAFLIGPHGGFITGQGIGVNGGSVMA, encoded by the coding sequence GTGACCGAATTTAAGGCGCGCAATATTCTGGTCACCGGGGCCAATCGCGGTATCGGACGCGCATGTGCGGAAGTGTTGGCGGCGACCGGCGCACGTATCGCCGCCGCCGATATTGTGCTGCCTTCGGACACCGCAGCCGGGCTGCCTCCTCACGCCAAAACCCACATAACCGTCGCATGCGACGTGTCTGACGAGGGGTCCGTTGATGCCATGTTCCGTCAGGTTGACCGCAAATTGGGCCCCCTTGATGCCGTGGTGCATTGCGCGGGAATCATCGACGAACGGCCCCTGCTGGAAACCAGCGTCAGGGATTTCGACCGTGTCGTTGCCATCAATCTCCGCGGTAGCTTCCTGATCGGTCGCGAGGCGATCCGCCGGATGCAGGGCCGTCAGGGACGCGTCGTTCTGACGTCGTCCGATCTGGGCGTTTCCGGGCGCGAGACCTTCTCGTCCTATGTCGCCTCCAAACACGGCGTCATGGGTCTTATCCGGTCTTGGGCCGAGGAATTCTCGCCGCATATTCTGGTGAACGCCCTGTGCCCCGGTCCGATCGACACAGAGATGCTGGGCGCGGCTAACATGACGGCAGAATGGCGCGCACGCGAACTCGACATTCCGCTGGCCCGGTTCGGGCGCCCCGTTGAAATCGCGCAGATGGCGGCCTTTCTGATCGGTCCACACGGCGGGTTCATCACCGGACAGGGCATCGGCGTCAACGGTGGGAGCGTGATGGCATGA
- a CDS encoding ABC transporter substrate-binding protein, which produces MKRTFKTTLIAAALATASTFAAQAEALKLAHSTWVGYGPFYIAQAKGYFADEGVEIELSIMENTPLKMGALMAGRVDIVASTADEFPTYMREGKPLRYILAVDNSNGGDGVVSQKDIATVADLKGRSVAFEEGSVSQFFINALLHREGLSQDDIKMVNMTATDAGVAFAANRVDAAVTWEPHLSQGANMDHGKILVSSSDTPGLIVDVVAVLGTTAQEHEEELKGFVRAWQRALDFLETNPDEAYTIMADGVGGWLEDPEEFKAAATGIEYLSIDRNIEMFGTIETPGILTQTIDNAIAIWGELGRIKVDGLSAADLVDTSFLN; this is translated from the coding sequence ATGAAACGCACATTCAAAACAACGTTGATAGCCGCCGCGCTCGCGACCGCATCAACATTCGCCGCGCAGGCCGAGGCGCTGAAACTGGCGCATTCGACGTGGGTTGGCTACGGCCCCTTCTATATCGCGCAGGCCAAAGGCTACTTTGCCGATGAGGGCGTCGAGATCGAGCTGTCGATCATGGAAAACACGCCGCTCAAGATGGGCGCGCTGATGGCCGGGCGCGTCGATATCGTCGCTTCGACCGCCGACGAATTCCCGACATACATGCGCGAGGGCAAGCCGCTGCGCTACATTCTGGCGGTTGATAACTCGAACGGCGGCGACGGTGTCGTTTCGCAAAAAGACATCGCAACGGTTGCAGACCTCAAAGGACGCTCTGTCGCATTCGAGGAAGGCTCTGTTTCGCAATTCTTTATCAATGCCCTTCTGCACCGCGAAGGGCTGTCTCAGGACGATATCAAGATGGTCAACATGACTGCGACAGATGCCGGGGTGGCCTTTGCCGCCAACCGCGTCGATGCCGCCGTCACATGGGAGCCGCACCTGAGCCAAGGGGCCAACATGGACCACGGCAAGATTTTGGTCAGCAGTTCTGACACGCCCGGCCTGATCGTCGATGTTGTGGCCGTTCTGGGGACCACAGCGCAAGAACATGAAGAGGAACTGAAAGGCTTTGTGCGGGCTTGGCAGCGCGCCCTCGACTTTCTGGAAACCAACCCGGACGAGGCCTATACCATCATGGCCGATGGTGTCGGTGGCTGGCTGGAAGACCCTGAAGAGTTCAAGGCCGCCGCAACCGGGATCGAATACCTCAGCATCGACCGGAACATCGAAATGTTCGGAACGATCGAAACGCCCGGCATCCTGACGCAAACCATTGATAACGCAATCGCGATCTGGGGCGAGCTTGGCCGCATCAAGGTTGATGGCCTCTCGGCGGCCGACCTTGTCGATACGTCCTTCCTGAACTGA
- a CDS encoding ABC transporter permease, which translates to MATLSVLDRYFTPKRDIPRKVEISTGLLIAGLVILGWTLATYTGYVSPDFLPSPGDVWQSFVKKLNNGSLAEHVGVSLTEIYIGFFLSSVIAIPIGILMGGFKIVSAAVEPLVNFMRYLPVTALIPLLILWIGIGLEEKVAVIFLGTFFQQIVMVSDVARGVHADLFNVSYTLGATKRQVVMRVLMPATLSGILDTLRVTMGWAWTFLVVAELVAADSGLGYMILQSMRGLDPAGIFVGIFVIGLLGLLTDLVFKWIKRAVLPWEYVGK; encoded by the coding sequence ATGGCGACTTTAAGTGTTCTGGACCGGTATTTCACACCCAAGCGCGACATCCCGCGCAAGGTCGAAATAAGCACCGGCTTGTTGATTGCCGGTCTGGTTATACTTGGCTGGACCCTCGCGACCTACACCGGCTATGTCAGCCCCGATTTCCTCCCGTCTCCGGGGGATGTCTGGCAGTCCTTTGTCAAGAAACTCAACAATGGCAGCCTTGCTGAACATGTCGGGGTATCGCTGACAGAGATCTATATCGGGTTCTTCCTGTCATCGGTGATCGCCATTCCAATCGGCATCCTGATGGGCGGTTTCAAGATCGTTTCCGCGGCGGTTGAACCTTTGGTCAACTTCATGCGCTACCTGCCTGTGACGGCCCTGATCCCCCTGCTGATCCTGTGGATCGGCATTGGTCTGGAAGAAAAGGTCGCCGTCATTTTCCTCGGAACGTTCTTTCAACAGATCGTCATGGTCTCCGATGTCGCGCGCGGCGTGCATGCCGATCTGTTCAACGTGTCCTACACGCTGGGCGCCACCAAACGACAGGTGGTCATGCGGGTTCTGATGCCCGCAACCCTGTCGGGCATTCTGGACACTTTACGCGTCACGATGGGCTGGGCGTGGACGTTCCTCGTCGTGGCGGAACTGGTCGCGGCAGACAGTGGGCTTGGTTACATGATCCTGCAATCCATGCGCGGCCTTGATCCCGCAGGCATCTTTGTCGGCATCTTCGTGATCGGCCTGCTGGGTCTGCTGACCGACCTTGTCTTTAAATGGATCAAGCGCGCAGTCCTACCTTGGGAATACGTTGGAAAATAA
- a CDS encoding ABC transporter ATP-binding protein codes for MGEVQLENVTVRFGSNPATSVTALDGLHLTIPEQQFAVIVGPSGCGKSSCLDLVAGLNQASTGRTSIGGVTIEKPGPERGMVPQSYSLFPWLTVQKNVEFGLSLSNVSKADREERARHYVEAVGLTAFRDSYPSQLSGGMKQRVAIARALAVNPEVLLMDEPFGALDSQTRSVMQELLLKIWQEERKTVLFITHDIDEAIFLGDVVYVMSARPGRIMDTIDVNIDRPRDYTVTTSPEFITLKKRIMSSLHDEVDKALAMG; via the coding sequence ATGGGTGAAGTACAACTTGAAAACGTCACTGTCCGCTTTGGATCCAACCCAGCAACTAGTGTTACCGCGCTGGACGGGCTGCATCTGACCATCCCGGAACAACAGTTCGCCGTAATCGTCGGGCCGTCGGGATGCGGCAAATCCAGCTGTCTCGATCTGGTTGCGGGGCTGAATCAGGCCAGCACGGGGCGCACGTCGATTGGCGGAGTGACCATCGAAAAGCCCGGCCCCGAACGGGGCATGGTCCCGCAGAGCTATTCGCTCTTTCCATGGCTGACGGTTCAAAAAAACGTCGAGTTCGGACTATCCCTGTCCAATGTGTCCAAAGCGGACCGTGAAGAACGCGCGCGCCACTATGTCGAGGCCGTGGGGCTGACCGCGTTCCGCGACTCCTACCCGTCGCAATTGTCGGGCGGCATGAAACAACGTGTCGCCATCGCACGCGCCCTGGCCGTGAACCCCGAAGTCTTGCTGATGGACGAACCCTTCGGCGCGCTCGACAGCCAGACACGGTCGGTGATGCAGGAACTCCTGCTCAAGATCTGGCAAGAAGAACGCAAAACCGTGCTGTTCATCACCCATGACATCGACGAGGCGATCTTTCTTGGTGATGTGGTCTATGTCATGTCTGCGCGCCCCGGTCGCATCATGGACACCATTGACGTCAATATCGACCGGCCGCGCGACTACACCGTTACCACCAGCCCCGAATTCATCACATTGAAAAAGCGCATCATGTCCAGCCTCCATGACGAGGTCGACAAGGCGCTGGCAATGGGCTGA
- the betA gene encoding choline dehydrogenase: MTEEYDYIIVGAGSAGCVLANRLTEDPNTSVLVLEFGGSDRSILIQMPTAFSIPMNTRKYNWKYETEPEPFLNGRRIHCPRGKVLGGSSSINGLVYVRGHALDFDEWEELGAHGWGYRNCLPYFKKSESAHIGGDEYRGGDGPLSTNNGNEMENPLYGAFVNAGVEAGYIPTADSNGHMQEGFGPMHMTVKNGVRWSAANAYLRPAMQRPNLTVITGAMTRKIVLDGKRATGVVYEKGGEKHTVKCRKEVLVSSGPIGSPHLLQRSGIGPSDVLCKAGIAVQHDLPGVGENLQDHAEIYIQFRCKQPITLNSKMGLFSRFLIGLRWMLFKDGLGASNHFESGGFIRSRNGLRWPDTQYHFLPAAVRYDGHKPVKGHGFMLLTGPNKPKSRGHVRARSADPHDHPEIQFNYLQHEDDREGFRRCVRLSREIINQPAMDPFVDGEIAPGPDVQSDAQIDAFVRDNLESTYHPCGTCRMGDDAMAVVGPDLRVRGIDGLRVIDSSVFPTEPNGNLNAPTMMLAERASDLVRGRDTLPASNVEVGLAPHWETQQRSREPVRKSNA; the protein is encoded by the coding sequence ATGACCGAAGAATACGACTATATCATCGTTGGTGCAGGCTCTGCCGGATGCGTGCTGGCGAACCGTCTGACCGAAGATCCCAACACCTCGGTTCTGGTGCTGGAATTCGGCGGCAGCGATCGCAGCATCCTGATCCAGATGCCAACGGCGTTTTCAATCCCGATGAATACGAGGAAATACAACTGGAAATATGAGACCGAACCAGAACCTTTCCTGAACGGGCGCCGCATCCACTGCCCCCGTGGCAAGGTGCTGGGCGGGTCCTCTTCGATCAACGGGCTGGTCTATGTACGCGGGCACGCCTTGGACTTTGACGAATGGGAAGAGTTGGGCGCGCATGGCTGGGGATACCGCAACTGCCTGCCCTATTTCAAAAAATCTGAAAGCGCCCATATCGGCGGCGATGAATACCGCGGCGGCGATGGTCCGCTCAGCACCAACAACGGCAACGAGATGGAAAACCCGCTATACGGGGCCTTCGTCAACGCCGGGGTCGAGGCCGGATATATCCCGACGGCGGATTCCAATGGCCACATGCAAGAAGGCTTTGGCCCGATGCACATGACGGTCAAGAACGGCGTACGCTGGTCAGCGGCCAATGCCTATCTGCGACCGGCCATGCAGCGCCCGAACCTGACAGTCATCACCGGTGCCATGACCCGCAAAATCGTGTTGGACGGCAAACGCGCAACCGGGGTGGTCTATGAAAAAGGTGGCGAGAAACACACAGTGAAATGCCGCAAGGAAGTGCTGGTGTCCTCTGGCCCCATCGGCTCTCCTCATCTGTTGCAACGTTCGGGCATCGGTCCCAGCGATGTACTTTGCAAAGCCGGGATCGCGGTACAGCACGACCTGCCGGGTGTCGGTGAAAACCTTCAGGATCACGCCGAAATCTACATTCAGTTCCGCTGCAAGCAACCGATCACGCTGAACAGCAAAATGGGCCTCTTCAGCCGCTTTCTGATTGGCCTGCGATGGATGTTGTTCAAAGACGGGCTGGGCGCCTCCAACCATTTTGAATCCGGCGGTTTCATCCGGTCGCGAAACGGGCTGCGATGGCCTGATACGCAGTATCACTTTCTGCCTGCCGCCGTGCGTTATGACGGGCATAAACCGGTCAAGGGTCATGGTTTCATGTTGCTGACCGGGCCGAACAAACCAAAGAGCCGGGGACATGTGCGTGCGCGCTCTGCCGATCCGCATGACCATCCCGAAATCCAGTTCAACTATCTCCAGCACGAGGACGACCGCGAAGGATTTCGGCGCTGCGTACGCCTCAGCCGCGAGATCATAAACCAGCCAGCGATGGACCCCTTTGTTGATGGAGAGATCGCCCCCGGCCCCGATGTGCAATCCGACGCACAAATCGACGCGTTCGTGCGCGATAACCTTGAGAGCACTTATCATCCCTGCGGCACTTGTCGGATGGGGGATGACGCGATGGCGGTCGTGGGGCCTGATCTGCGCGTGCGCGGGATTGACGGGCTCCGGGTGATCGACTCGTCGGTGTTCCCAACCGAACCGAACGGCAACCTCAACGCGCCCACCATGATGCTGGCCGAACGCGCATCCGATCTGGTACGCGGGCGCGATACGCTACCCGCCTCCAATGTCGAGGTCGGACTGGCCCCGCATTGGGAAACCCAACAGCGCAGCCGTGAACCGGTCAGAAAGTCGAACGCATGA
- a CDS encoding RlmE family RNA methyltransferase: MNKGPDGKNTSGRGQRDLTVKVKTARGRRASSTRWLQRQLNDPYVKRAQNEGYRGRAAFKIMELDDKFRFLVPGARVVDLGAAPGGWIQVAVPRINALGEKGGKAVGRIIGVDLQEMEPITGAELHVLDFMDEGADDKVKEWLGGKADVVMSDMAASSSGHKQTDHLRIISLCEAAAYLSFDVLEVGGTFVSKVLAGGAEGELQKLLKQRFTKVANVKPPSSRSDSSEKFVVATGFRG; this comes from the coding sequence ATGAACAAGGGCCCGGACGGCAAGAACACATCGGGGCGCGGTCAGCGCGATCTGACGGTCAAGGTCAAGACCGCTCGGGGCAGGCGGGCGTCGTCGACCCGTTGGCTGCAACGGCAGTTGAATGACCCGTATGTAAAGCGCGCCCAGAACGAAGGGTATCGCGGGCGTGCGGCGTTCAAGATCATGGAATTGGACGACAAGTTTCGGTTCCTCGTGCCGGGCGCGCGGGTGGTGGATCTGGGTGCGGCACCGGGGGGCTGGATTCAGGTTGCTGTGCCACGCATCAATGCGCTGGGCGAAAAAGGTGGCAAGGCCGTGGGTCGTATCATCGGTGTCGACCTGCAAGAGATGGAGCCGATCACCGGTGCAGAGCTGCATGTGCTGGATTTCATGGACGAGGGCGCGGATGACAAGGTGAAAGAGTGGCTGGGCGGCAAGGCCGATGTGGTCATGTCCGACATGGCCGCGTCCAGTTCCGGGCACAAGCAAACGGACCATTTGCGGATCATTTCTCTGTGTGAGGCGGCAGCCTACCTGTCGTTCGATGTTCTCGAAGTGGGGGGCACGTTCGTGTCCAAGGTTCTGGCAGGCGGGGCCGAAGGGGAATTGCAGAAGCTGCTGAAGCAAAGATTTACCAAGGTGGCGAACGTCAAACCGCCCTCATCGCGTTCTGACAGCTCTGAGAAATTCGTCGTCGCGACCGGGTTTCGCGGTTAA